The following proteins are encoded in a genomic region of Phycisphaera sp.:
- a CDS encoding SPFH domain-containing protein, whose product MIQSIPDSILTTPLAQLLAQGDASGDNIGIFAMIGLGVAFFVFIIVVWFLAARVQRCPPNRVLVVWGSAGKTGRRCYNGGIKVVFPVIQQHGYMSMEPLVIDIPLEGALSLNNIRVNVPSNFTVRIAPDPVLMAAAAENLLGKPPQGIRELAQDIILGQLRLVIATLSIEEINKDREKFESLIRENVTNEINKVGLELINVNIRDITDESGYIRAIGQRAAAEAINQAKVEVAQADRDGATGEAVANRERTVSVAKETAAATEGQKEAERKQRVAVAEFEAQAITGEAESKRDQDIAVAERAAETAAASKRAEQTQRVQVAEAEARSVEGENTSRAQIAEYNAKLAEVRAESLRRSDVAAAQASEAILKAEREQEIARLGKEELAPQEIEKQRIEIAAEAEAEKLRREARGEADATLARYKAEAEGVREVLEAKAEGYRQLMEAAADNPQVAPTLLLIEQLPELVAQQVKAISNLKIDKITVWDNGRGSTVEGKPGAGGATSDFLSGLIGSLPPVHELAKQAGIELPGALGHVAEPKHDPVDERHRPDTPKG is encoded by the coding sequence ATGATTCAATCCATACCCGACTCGATTCTTACAACGCCGCTCGCCCAGCTCCTAGCCCAAGGTGATGCCTCGGGCGACAACATCGGCATCTTCGCGATGATCGGGCTCGGCGTCGCGTTCTTCGTCTTCATCATCGTGGTGTGGTTCCTGGCCGCCCGCGTCCAACGCTGCCCGCCCAACCGCGTGCTGGTGGTGTGGGGTAGCGCCGGCAAAACGGGCCGACGTTGCTACAACGGCGGCATCAAGGTCGTGTTCCCGGTCATCCAGCAGCACGGCTACATGAGCATGGAGCCGCTGGTGATCGACATCCCCCTCGAAGGGGCCCTGTCGCTTAACAACATCCGCGTGAACGTGCCCTCGAACTTCACGGTGCGCATCGCCCCCGACCCCGTGCTCATGGCGGCCGCTGCCGAGAACCTGCTGGGCAAGCCGCCCCAGGGCATCCGCGAGCTGGCCCAAGACATCATCCTCGGCCAGTTGCGTCTGGTCATTGCGACGCTCTCGATCGAAGAGATCAACAAGGACCGCGAGAAGTTCGAGAGCCTGATCCGCGAGAACGTCACCAACGAGATCAACAAGGTGGGCCTCGAGCTCATCAACGTGAACATCCGCGACATCACCGACGAGAGCGGCTACATCCGCGCCATCGGCCAGCGCGCCGCCGCCGAGGCCATCAACCAGGCCAAGGTCGAGGTGGCCCAGGCCGACCGCGACGGTGCGACCGGTGAGGCCGTCGCCAACCGCGAGCGCACGGTCAGCGTCGCCAAGGAAACCGCCGCCGCCACCGAGGGCCAGAAGGAAGCCGAGCGCAAGCAGCGCGTGGCGGTGGCCGAGTTCGAGGCCCAGGCCATCACCGGCGAGGCAGAGAGCAAACGCGACCAGGACATCGCCGTGGCCGAGCGCGCCGCCGAGACCGCCGCCGCCAGCAAGCGGGCCGAGCAGACCCAGCGCGTGCAGGTGGCCGAGGCCGAGGCCCGCTCGGTCGAGGGCGAGAACACCAGCCGCGCCCAGATCGCCGAGTACAACGCCAAGCTGGCCGAGGTGCGGGCCGAGAGCCTACGCCGCTCCGACGTCGCCGCCGCCCAGGCCAGCGAGGCCATCCTGAAGGCCGAACGCGAGCAAGAGATCGCCCGCCTGGGCAAGGAAGAGCTGGCCCCCCAGGAGATCGAAAAGCAACGCATCGAGATCGCCGCCGAGGCCGAGGCCGAGAAGCTCCGCCGCGAGGCGCGCGGTGAGGCCGACGCCACCCTGGCCCGCTACAAGGCCGAAGCCGAGGGCGTGCGAGAGGTGCTCGAGGCCAAGGCCGAGGGCTACCGCCAGCTCATGGAAGCCGCCGCCGACAACCCGCAAGTGGCCCCCACGCTGCTGCTCATCGAGCAGTTGCCCGAGCTCGTCGCCCAGCAGGTCAAGGCCATCAGCAACCTCAAGATCGACAAGATCACCGTGTGGGACAACGGACGCGGCAGCACCGTCGAAGGCAAGCCCGGCGCGGGCGGCGCCACCAGCGACTTCCTGTCGGGCCTCATCGGCTCGCTCCCGCCTGTCCACGAGCTGGCCAAGCAGGCCGGCATCGAGCTGCCCGGCGCCTTGGGCCATGTCGCCGAGCCCAAGCACGACCCGGTCGACGAGAGGCACCGGCCCGACACACCCAAGGGCTAA
- a CDS encoding YciI family protein, whose product MTIARIAGIAALAGLLAIAGCSSGTRSYTMTFIKTGPLSNPTPEQSAQAMAGHMANMRRLAAEGTLLIAGPLAEPKSDPAHRGIFVFDAATVDKGEALAATDPAAQMGVFEMDTYLLKTDAPLTELTRLENEYEQRRLNDEDVPDEWVGRMYIMASAPYSKELHERVHGADGVLITAKLIKDKRDQRVFLWLDAPNAQLARDLLPDAEWTMHGWYGSPTVAELPGLQGEE is encoded by the coding sequence ATGACCATCGCAAGAATCGCAGGAATTGCCGCCCTCGCCGGATTGTTGGCCATCGCCGGATGCTCTTCAGGCACGCGAAGCTACACGATGACCTTCATCAAGACCGGCCCGTTGAGCAATCCCACTCCCGAGCAATCGGCCCAAGCCATGGCCGGCCACATGGCCAACATGAGGAGACTCGCCGCCGAGGGCACCCTGCTCATCGCCGGCCCGCTGGCCGAACCCAAGAGCGACCCGGCCCATCGCGGCATCTTCGTCTTCGACGCCGCCACCGTTGACAAGGGCGAGGCTCTGGCCGCCACCGATCCCGCCGCCCAGATGGGCGTCTTCGAGATGGACACCTACCTGCTCAAGACGGATGCGCCGCTGACCGAGCTGACACGCCTCGAAAATGAGTACGAGCAGCGGCGGCTGAACGATGAAGACGTGCCCGACGAGTGGGTCGGCCGCATGTACATCATGGCCAGCGCGCCCTACAGCAAAGAGCTCCACGAGCGCGTGCACGGGGCCGACGGCGTACTGATCACCGCCAAGCTGATCAAGGACAAACGCGACCAGCGCGTCTTCCTCTGGCTCGACGCGCCAAACGCCCAACTCGCCCGAGACCTGCTCCCCGACGCCGAATGGACCATGCACGGCTGGTATGGCAGCCCCACCGTCGCCGAGCTACCCGGCTTGCAAGGCGAAGAATGA
- a CDS encoding AarF/UbiB family protein: protein MSKTLTTIPSNIAHIGRTIRNIKRAKEILSVLASFGFGKAIADLDLDRLVLRGRRMVGLSKKDATVDRTPTAVRLREAMEELGPTFVKLAQVLSTRPDLIPPEWAEEFAKLQSTVKPVPADEIRPYIDGLVEHMPGGEHFASIEYEAMAAGSIAQAHRATLANGTDVVLKVLRPEIEEVIEADLEIMATLAEFVEDRFSDLGYSPVDVVEQFRRQVRREIDLELERRSMARMASAFEEDPRVVFPKVYPKHSTPQILCMERIDGVLLSDFKKSEFSDAQRREIVAIGSDVVFRQCFEVGFFHADPHPGNLFVLVGLPVEGDGAVDAEDASELMRREAADIRLCFIDYGMTGNIDPRTAEVLADLVQGTIAGDLDRVLDVVIELTGVSPMRAHDRAFRADAWEFISRFQSASIADLRMGALLSEFFAKLRKHKLRVPADIVYLIKAITTIEGVGEMVCPSFDLVEHVRPHIEGLLRRRYGFGAAKRRVQGAVLGYAELVERAPREVASILHMMRNEELGVQLKHHGLSEVTDEIERASRNISYSLVVAALVVGGSIMLLADRAAASRGATDAPEGLLFWIGLAAFVFAGILGVVRLLFGKRLGS, encoded by the coding sequence GTGTCTAAGACCCTGACGACCATCCCGAGCAACATCGCCCACATCGGCCGCACCATCCGCAACATCAAGCGAGCCAAGGAGATCCTGAGCGTCCTGGCCAGCTTCGGGTTCGGCAAGGCCATCGCCGACCTGGACCTCGACCGGCTGGTGCTGCGCGGGCGGCGGATGGTGGGGCTGAGCAAGAAGGACGCGACGGTGGACCGCACGCCCACGGCGGTGCGGCTGCGCGAGGCGATGGAGGAGCTCGGGCCCACGTTCGTGAAGCTGGCCCAGGTACTGAGCACGCGGCCCGACCTGATCCCGCCCGAGTGGGCCGAGGAGTTCGCCAAGCTGCAGAGCACGGTGAAGCCGGTGCCCGCGGACGAGATCCGGCCGTACATCGATGGGTTGGTCGAGCACATGCCCGGCGGGGAGCACTTCGCGTCGATCGAGTATGAGGCGATGGCGGCCGGCTCGATCGCCCAGGCGCACCGGGCGACGCTTGCCAACGGCACGGACGTTGTGCTGAAGGTCTTGCGGCCGGAGATCGAGGAGGTCATCGAGGCCGACCTTGAGATCATGGCGACGCTGGCGGAGTTTGTCGAGGATCGGTTCAGCGATCTTGGGTACAGCCCGGTGGACGTGGTCGAGCAGTTCCGCAGACAAGTTCGGCGCGAGATCGACCTGGAGCTCGAACGCCGGAGCATGGCGCGGATGGCATCGGCGTTCGAAGAGGACCCGCGGGTCGTGTTCCCCAAGGTGTACCCCAAGCACTCGACGCCGCAGATCTTGTGCATGGAGCGCATCGACGGCGTGCTGCTGAGCGACTTTAAGAAGAGCGAGTTCAGCGATGCGCAGCGGCGCGAGATCGTGGCGATCGGCAGCGACGTGGTGTTCCGCCAATGCTTCGAGGTGGGCTTCTTCCATGCCGACCCGCACCCGGGGAATCTGTTTGTGCTCGTGGGGCTGCCGGTGGAGGGCGATGGCGCGGTCGATGCCGAGGACGCGAGCGAGCTGATGCGGCGCGAGGCGGCGGACATCCGGCTGTGTTTTATCGACTACGGCATGACGGGCAACATTGATCCGCGCACCGCCGAGGTGCTGGCCGACCTGGTGCAGGGGACGATCGCCGGCGATCTCGATCGTGTGCTGGACGTGGTGATCGAGCTGACGGGCGTGAGTCCGATGCGGGCGCACGATCGGGCGTTCCGGGCCGACGCGTGGGAGTTCATCAGCCGGTTCCAGAGCGCGAGCATCGCCGACCTGCGGATGGGCGCGCTGCTCAGCGAGTTCTTCGCGAAGCTGAGGAAGCACAAGCTGCGCGTGCCGGCCGACATCGTGTACCTCATCAAGGCGATCACGACGATCGAGGGCGTGGGCGAGATGGTGTGCCCCAGCTTCGACCTGGTCGAGCACGTTCGTCCGCACATCGAGGGGCTGCTGCGGCGGCGCTACGGCTTTGGGGCCGCCAAGCGGCGCGTGCAGGGTGCGGTGCTGGGCTATGCGGAGTTGGTGGAGCGGGCCCCGCGCGAGGTCGCGAGCATCCTGCACATGATGCGCAACGAGGAGCTTGGCGTGCAGCTCAAGCACCACGGGTTGAGCGAGGTGACCGACGAGATCGAGCGGGCCAGCCGGAATATTAGTTATTCGCTGGTTGTCGCGGCGCTGGTGGTTGGTGGGTCGATCATGCTGCTGGCCGACCGGGCGGCGGCGAGCCGGGGCGCGACCGATGCGCCCGAGGGGCTGCTGTTCTGGATTGGGCTGGCGGCGTTCGTGTTCGCGGGGATCCTGGGCGTGGTACGGTTGCTCTTCGGCAAGCGCTTGGGCTCATGA